Proteins found in one Thermodesulfobacteriota bacterium genomic segment:
- a CDS encoding ABC transporter ATP-binding protein, producing MSFFKAEHLTMKFGGLVAVSDFSLTAKEGDLIGLIGPNGAGKTTAFNMITGRLLPTEGKIYLRGKDITGTQSHIINAGGIARTFQNIRLFNDLTVLENTMIGYHGRLRSSLWEAIFRLPRYKSEEKKMLSMAGELLAEVNLDNVAAEKAGTLAYGQQRKLEIARALATNPGLLLLDEPVAGMNPRETGDMMDFINSIREAYGLAIILIEHDMRFVMGLCEHLIVLDHGVTIATGTPAEIQNNPQVIEAYLGEPEGA from the coding sequence GTGTCCTTCTTTAAGGCCGAACATCTGACCATGAAATTTGGGGGACTTGTGGCCGTTAGCGATTTTTCCCTAACGGCGAAAGAAGGGGATCTAATCGGTCTTATCGGCCCGAACGGCGCCGGAAAAACTACGGCTTTTAACATGATTACGGGGCGCCTGTTACCTACTGAAGGGAAAATTTATCTCAGGGGTAAAGACATAACCGGGACGCAAAGCCATATCATAAACGCCGGAGGCATTGCCCGCACCTTCCAGAATATTCGTCTTTTTAATGACCTAACCGTCCTGGAAAATACAATGATCGGTTACCATGGACGTCTTCGTTCCAGTCTCTGGGAAGCGATTTTTCGTCTGCCGCGCTACAAGTCTGAAGAAAAGAAGATGCTGAGTATGGCCGGAGAACTCCTGGCCGAAGTCAATCTCGATAATGTGGCCGCTGAGAAGGCCGGGACATTGGCCTATGGACAGCAACGCAAGCTGGAGATAGCCCGGGCCTTGGCTACTAATCCCGGACTGCTCCTTTTAGATGAGCCGGTAGCCGGGATGAACCCACGGGAAACAGGTGATATGATGGACTTTATAAACTCCATCCGCGAAGCTTACGGCCTGGCTATTATCCTTATCGAGCACGATATGCGTTTTGTGATGGGCTTATGTGAGCATCTCATCGTCCTCGATCATGGAGTGACCATCGCCACAGGGACTCCCGCAGAGATACAAAATAATCCCCAGGTCATAGAGGCCTACCTAGGAGAACCGGAAGGTGCTTGA
- a CDS encoding branched-chain amino acid ABC transporter permease encodes MSDQHRREWIYKLCTYGALAGLFAFLLQVQNQADEYQIRILNVSAIFVTLAVSYNLINGVAGQFSLGPNAFMAVGAYTTALLTISPAEKELSFIIEPIIWPISVLHLPFLPSLLIGGVFAALLGFVMAFPVFRVRGDYLAIVTLGFGEVVRVVANNAQSITNGPLGLKGLPEYTNLWWSCGVAVFTVFCVTRLVKSSFGRAMQAIREDEVAAAAMGINVFRHKMLAFVVHAFFAGMAGGLMAHLITTISPTLFSFFLTFNLLVIIVIGGLGSMTGSIIAAVIITYAGEWLRAVEEPMAIGPLNIPGIPGMRMVVFSIMLILVMIFARQGLMGRREFSWEWFCGFLKIGKRRG; translated from the coding sequence ATGTCCGACCAACATCGGCGGGAATGGATATACAAACTGTGTACCTATGGCGCGCTGGCAGGCCTGTTTGCTTTTTTACTTCAGGTTCAAAACCAGGCCGATGAGTATCAGATCCGCATCTTAAATGTCTCTGCCATCTTTGTAACATTAGCAGTCAGCTATAATCTTATAAATGGGGTGGCCGGTCAGTTTTCTTTAGGACCGAATGCCTTTATGGCTGTGGGCGCCTATACTACGGCCCTTTTGACTATCAGCCCGGCTGAAAAGGAACTGTCTTTTATCATCGAACCCATTATATGGCCGATTTCTGTCCTGCATCTGCCCTTCCTGCCTTCCCTCTTGATAGGCGGCGTTTTTGCTGCTCTCCTGGGATTTGTTATGGCCTTTCCGGTATTCAGGGTGCGCGGAGACTATCTGGCTATAGTTACTCTGGGCTTTGGTGAGGTGGTCAGAGTAGTAGCCAATAATGCCCAGAGTATAACCAACGGCCCCCTTGGACTTAAGGGCCTGCCCGAATATACGAATTTGTGGTGGTCCTGTGGGGTAGCTGTCTTCACTGTTTTTTGTGTCACCCGCCTGGTCAAAAGCAGCTTTGGACGGGCTATGCAGGCTATTCGGGAGGATGAAGTGGCCGCCGCGGCTATGGGGATCAATGTATTCCGGCACAAGATGCTGGCCTTTGTAGTTCACGCCTTTTTCGCCGGTATGGCCGGTGGACTTATGGCCCATCTGATCACCACCATTTCTCCAACCCTTTTTAGTTTTTTTCTGACGTTTAATCTCCTGGTCATAATCGTCATCGGCGGGCTGGGAAGTATGACCGGTTCTATTATCGCGGCTGTAATTATTACCTATGCCGGAGAATGGCTCAGGGCCGTAGAAGAACCAATGGCTATCGGGCCCCTTAATATCCCGGGCATACCGGGAATGCGTATGGTTGTTTTTTCTATAATGCTTATCCTGGTTATGATCTTTGCCCGGCAGGGACTCATGGGCCGCCGTGAGTTCTCCTGGGAATGGTTCTGCGGGTTTTTAAAGATAGGGAAAAGAAGAGGGTAA
- a CDS encoding branched-chain amino acid ABC transporter permease, whose amino-acid sequence MDLPLFLQQLLNGISLGSLYALIAIGYTMVYGIIRLINFAHGDILMVSTYFAYFGISVYALPWWLSVVVAILLTALLGILIDLGAYRPVRHAPRISALITAIGVSFLLENLGLVVFGGRPRAFYRPDFLNKTYELVGVHIFSLSIWVPVVTALLLALVFLLLYRTRVGAAMRAVAKDMEMVQLMGIDVNRVISLTFAVGSALAAAGGIMWAMKYPQINPLMGIIPGLKAFVAAVIGGIGNIHGAVLGGLLLGITEILLVAFLPSLAGYRDAFAFILLILILLFKPTGLAGKDTIG is encoded by the coding sequence ATGGACCTTCCTTTATTTCTACAGCAGCTGTTAAATGGCATCTCCCTGGGAAGCCTATACGCCCTTATAGCCATAGGTTATACCATGGTTTATGGGATAATCCGCCTTATTAATTTTGCCCATGGCGATATCCTCATGGTATCCACGTACTTTGCCTATTTCGGCATATCCGTCTATGCCCTCCCCTGGTGGCTTTCGGTTGTTGTAGCCATCTTGCTTACGGCGTTATTAGGCATCCTTATTGACCTTGGGGCCTACCGGCCAGTGCGCCATGCGCCCCGCATCTCGGCTTTAATTACCGCTATCGGTGTCTCCTTTCTTCTCGAAAACCTGGGGCTTGTGGTTTTTGGCGGCCGGCCCAGGGCCTTTTACCGCCCGGATTTTCTGAATAAGACCTATGAGTTGGTTGGAGTGCATATCTTTAGTCTCAGTATATGGGTGCCGGTAGTCACCGCCCTCCTTCTGGCGCTGGTTTTTTTACTACTCTATAGAACCAGGGTGGGGGCGGCCATGCGTGCTGTGGCCAAAGACATGGAGATGGTTCAGCTCATGGGCATTGACGTAAATCGCGTTATCAGCCTGACTTTTGCCGTGGGTTCGGCCCTGGCTGCGGCAGGAGGAATCATGTGGGCCATGAAATATCCCCAGATAAATCCGCTCATGGGCATTATTCCCGGACTTAAGGCCTTTGTGGCCGCAGTTATCGGGGGTATAGGAAATATCCACGGGGCGGTCTTGGGCGGATTATTATTAGGAATAACGGAGATCCTTCTGGTGGCTTTTTTGCCGTCTCTGGCCGGGTATCGGGATGCGTTTGCCTTTATTCTTTTGATACTCATTTTACTCTTTAAACCTACTGGTCTGGCAGGAAAGGATACGATAGGTTAG